From Jaculus jaculus isolate mJacJac1 chromosome 19, mJacJac1.mat.Y.cur, whole genome shotgun sequence, a single genomic window includes:
- the Adam30 gene encoding disintegrin and metalloproteinase domain-containing protein 30 encodes MGSPWPFLPGGPWLRRLVLATLFLESVGGALLFDPNWGFDSYEITIPKKLSYKSQHQGVVSSLSYLLPLKGKNRVLHLWPKKFLLLPNLPVFSFTKQGQLVEDHPHLPSDCSYLGWVEGSQGSEATLTTCMGGLKGILNIDARYYQIEPLKPSSRFEHVVYLLKKEQLGNGTCGVVDEGESRLRDKEGKMARSSDYLYYTHQKYFELFMVFDVGRFRAVNYNVSLVVNDAILLCAIMDTYFQEISLRIQLKSLELWTYYNEVNIRVATLAEVLSQFVIYKRRSLSTKFIFDWAHLYVSKRYKDATGWSWGRVCEPYHGGSTSSFVGLNILETATWSTHELGHSLGMRHDGPYCQCKGKKTCIMGTGQSGFSNCSYEKYYNYLRIAAECLDDFTRYGYVVKRCGNKIVEGNEECDCGSQEDCKSEPCCGTDCKLKPGVNCSFGLCCHRCQFLPSGHVCRQEENECDLAEYCNGTSNFCPDDSYKQDGTPCQYEGFCFSKGCRSRDVQCRSVFGYGAKEAPHGCYEVINAVGDQYGNCEIHNTTSYKQCDPDNVMCGRLQCVNVKSLPEMPDHTILISTYLQADNVKCWGTAYHLSMNTQEIPDIGVINDGTSCGPNKVCMNSTCVDSSVLNFDCWPQKCNSRGTCNQKRNCHCRYGWAPPLCVEVGYGGSIDSGPPGLMKEQVPSPFLILFIMLLRLILFAISVVVVFCRQLIVKSLTAKPESSVGQNVTK; translated from the coding sequence ATGGGGTCACCTTGGCCCTTCCTCCCCGGGGGACCCTGGCTCCGGAGACTGGTTCTAGCGACACTCTTTCTTGAGTCTGTGGGCGGTGCCTTATTATTTGACCCCAACTGGGGGTTTGACTCGTATGAAATCACCATCCCCAAAAAGCTGAGCTACAAGAGCCAGCATCAGGGCGTGGTCAGCTCTTTGTCCTATCTCTTGCCCTTAAAAGGCAAGAACCGGGTCCTCCATCTGTGGCCCAAGAAATTTCTGCTGCTGCCAAACCTGCCCGTCTTCTCCTTCACAAAACAGGGGCAGCTTGTGGAGGATCACCCACACCTGCCCAGCGACTGCAGTTACCTGGGCTGGGTGGAAGGGTCCCAGGGTTCAGAAGCCACTCTAACTACATGCATGGGCGGTCTCAAAGGCATACTGAACATTGATGCCAGGTATTACCAAATCGAGCCTCTCAAACCCTCTTCCCGTTTTGAACACGTCGTGTATCTCCTGAAGAAAGAGCAACTTGGCAATGGAACTTGTGGTGTGGTtgatgaaggggaaagtaggctaagggacaaagaaggaaaaatggccaggAGTAGTGACTATCTATACTACACACATCAAAAGTACTTTGAACTGTTCATGGTCTTTGACGTGGGTAGATTCAGAGCAGTGAATTACAACGTTTCCTTGGTCGTGAACGATGCCATCCTTTTGTGCGCCATCATGGACACGTACTTTCAAGAGATCAGTTTGAGGATACAGCTAAAAAGCCTTGAACTGTGGACATATTACAACGAAGTCAATATCAGGGTTGCCACTTTAGCTGAAGTTTTAAGCCAATTTGTCATATACAAAAGAAGATCCCTAAGTACCAAGTTCATCTTCGACTGGGCACACCTGTATGTTTCAAAAAGGTACAAAGATGCCACTGGCTGGTCCTGGGGGAGAGTGTGTGAACCGTACCACGGCGGGTCCACCAGTTCCTTTGTGGGCCTGAACATCCTGGAGACGGCCACTTGGTCTACTCACGAACTGGGTCATTCTCTGGGGATGCGCCACGATGGGCCTTATTGCCAGTGCAAGGGCAAGAAGACGTGCATCATGGGCACTGGGCAGAGTGGGTTCAGTAACTGTAGTTACGAGAAATATTACAATTACCTCCGTATAGCCGCCGAGTGTTTAGATGACTTTACGCGCTACGGTTATGTGGTTAAGAGATGCGGGAACAAAATTGTGGAAGGCAACGAGGAGTGTGACTGTGGCTCCCAGGAGGACTGTAAGAGCGAGCCGTGCTGCGGGACGGATTGCAAGCTGAAGCCCGGGGTCAACTGCTCCTTCGGGCTCTGCTGCCACCGCTGCCAGTTCCTTCCCTCGGGACACGTGTGCAGGCAGGAAGAAAATGAGTGTGACCTCGCGGAGTATTGCAACGGGACCTCAAACTTCTGTCCAGACGACTCTTACAAGCAGGATGGGACCCCTTGCCAGTACGAAGGCTTTTGTTTCAGTAAGGGGTGCAGATCCAGAGATGTGCAGTGCCGAAGCGTCTTCGGATACGGGGCCAAGGAGGCTCCCCATGGATGCTACGAGGTGATCAACGCAGTGGGCGATCAGTACGGTAACTGCGAGATCCACAACACCACGAGTTACAAACAGTGCGACCCGGACAACGTCATGTGTGGCAGGTTACAGTGCGTCAATGTTAAGAGCCTTCCCGAGATGCCGGATCACACGATCCTCATCTCCACCTACCTGCAGGCAGATAACGTCAAGTGCTGGGGTACAGCCTATCACTTATCTATGAACACCCAGGAGATACCCGACATTGGGGTGATAAACGACGGTACCTCCTGTGGCCCAAACAAAGTGTGCATGAACAGCACGTGTGTGGACAGCTCCGTGCTGAACTTTGACTGTTGGCCTCAGAAGTGCAACAGCCGAGGCACTTGCAACCAGAAAAGGAACTGCCATTGCCGGTATGGCTGGGCCCCGCCCCTCTGTGTGGAGGTGGGGTACGGGGGCAGTATCGACAGTGGCCCCCCGGGACTGATGAAAGAGCAGGTGCCCTCCCCTTTTCTGATCTTGTTTATCATGCTGCTGCGCCTCATTTTGTTTGCCATCTCCGTGGTGGTTGTATTTTGCAGG